A genomic window from Diospyros lotus cultivar Yz01 chromosome 2, ASM1463336v1, whole genome shotgun sequence includes:
- the LOC127794820 gene encoding uncharacterized protein LOC127794820, protein MTTSSSTFSLIPVFNGEHYHIWVIKMKFYLRSQGLWHVVETDQDPPPLRENPTLAQIKAHGKEKLKKDKALTYILSGLTDGVFTSIMQLDSPKVVWDKIKETFEGNERVKAGKLLTLKREFELLKMKDDKLVKDYSARLMKLVNQIRLHELTSKLQAQEQSVSMRSDEATEGAFQANHKGKNSGNQQGKKPFKNNRGKAVGSSSAPPTKGNFAPCSHCKRTDHAEKDCFYKDKPPYHYKFCNKLGHTEKYCRAKKRQSQQQTQQHANVTEEDTNDDEHLFMASQALSSHELNTWLIDSGYTNHITKHLLIFTSIDRSVQLKVKLGNGEVV, encoded by the exons ATGACTACTTCCAGTAGtactttttctttaattccaGTGTTCAATGGTGAACATTATCACATTTGGGTTATCAAGATGAAGTTTTACTTAAGGTCTCAAGGTTTATGGCATGTGGTGGAAACTGATCAAGATCCACCTCCCTTGAGAGAAAATCCAACTCTCGCTCAGATAAAGGCACATGGAAAGGAAAAGCTTAAGAAGGACAAAGCCTTGACCTATATCCTTTCAGGTTTGACTGATGGCGTCTTTACCAGCATTATGCAATTGGATTCTCCTAAAGTTGTATGGGATAAGATAAAAGAGACATTTGAAGGGAATGAAAGAGTGAAGGCAGGCAAGTTGCTCACTCTTAAAAGAGAATTTGAGCTACTAAAGATGAAAGATGATAAGCTGGTGAAAGACTACTCCGCAAGGCTTATGAAGTTGGTTAACCAGATCAGATTGCATG AGTTAACAAGCAAGTTGCAGGCACAAGAACAAAGTGTCTCAATGAGAAGTGATGAAGCTACTGAAGGTGCTTTCCAAGCAAATCACAAGGGAAAGAATTCTGGAAACCAGCAAGGGAAGAAGCCCTTCAAGAATAATAGAGGGAAAGCTGTAGGCTCTTCATCTGCACCACCAACAAAGGGAAACTTTGCTCCTTGCTCTCATTGCAAAAGAACTGACCATGCTGAGAAGGATTGTTTCTACAAAGATAAACCTCCTTATCATTATAAGTTTTGCAATAAACTTGGCCACACTGAGAAGTATTGCAGGGCCAAGAAAAGACAATCTCAGCAACAAACACAACAACATGCAAATGTGACTGAAGAAGACACAAATGATGATGAGCATTTATTCATGGCATCACAAGCACTCAGTTCTCATGAGCTGAATACTTGGCTCATTGACAGTGGCTACACCAATCACATAACCAAGCATCTATTAATCTTTACCTCCATTGATAGATCAGTTCAACTAAAGGTCAAGCTAGGAAATGGTGAAGTTGTGTAG